The nucleotide window GACCACCCGGCGGATCACGGCCTCCTGGTGCCCCCGGAAGGCGGGGTAGCCGAAGACCGTGCGCAGGAGGTGGAAGGGGTCGGGCATGGGATCGGGGGCTAGGGGCCAGGGGTCAGGAGCCAGGGGAACAGGGCACCCGGCACCCGGCACCCGGCACGCGAAACGCGACAGGAGGAGACGCTACCACGGGGTGAGCGGCCTTGCCAACGGGGCCGGGGTTTGAGAAAAGGGCGGGGAGCGCGTCCCCACACCCTGGCCGGAACTCCCGTGAAGATGACCGCCGCCCAGTGCCTGACCCTCTGCCGCGACGGCCTGCGCGCGGCCTGGCCCATCTGCCTCGGCTATACGCCGGTAGGTCTGGCCTTCGGGGTGTTGGCCCAGAAGGCGGGGCTCGCGCCCTGGCAGGTGGGGCTCATGTCGGCCGTGGTCTTCGCCGGGAGCTCCCAGTTCATCGCCGTGGCCATGCTCCAGGCCGGGGCGGGCATCGCCTCGATCGTCGCCACCACCTTCGCAGTGAACCTGCGCCACGCCCTCATGAGCTCGTCCATGGCCGTGCCCCTGGCCGGGGCCCGGCGCCGGTTCCTGGCGCTCTTCGCCTACGGGCTCACGGACGAGAGCTTCGCGCTGAACTCCTCCCTCCTCCGGGAGCGGGCGGGGTGGGACCGCTATCGGGCGCTCGTCCTGAACCACGCGGCCAACCTCGCCTGGATCGCCGCGACCGTGGCGGGGGCCTACGCCGGCCAGTTCGTCCCTACGGGGGCGTTGGGCATCGACTACGCCCTCACCGGGATGTTCCTGTGCCTGCTGGTCTTCCAGCTCCGGAGCCCGAGCCACGTCCTGGCGGCCGCCCTCGGGGGCGCCGTGGCCCTCGGGCTCTACCTGGCGTTTCCGGGAAACGCCTACATCGTGCTCGGGGCAGCGGCCGGGGCCACCGGGGCACTGGCGGCCCGGCGGCGGGGAGCGCGTCCGTGAGCCCGGCGTGGAGCACGGGGGAGTACCTCTTGCTGCTGGGGGG belongs to Thermodesulfobacteriota bacterium and includes:
- a CDS encoding AzlC family ABC transporter permease; translated protein: MTAAQCLTLCRDGLRAAWPICLGYTPVGLAFGVLAQKAGLAPWQVGLMSAVVFAGSSQFIAVAMLQAGAGIASIVATTFAVNLRHALMSSSMAVPLAGARRRFLALFAYGLTDESFALNSSLLRERAGWDRYRALVLNHAANLAWIAATVAGAYAGQFVPTGALGIDYALTGMFLCLLVFQLRSPSHVLAAALGGAVALGLYLAFPGNAYIVLGAAAGATGALAARRRGARP